Sequence from the Clostridium saccharobutylicum DSM 13864 genome:
TAGCAGTCAATTTTCTCACTTCTGTATTTGGATACTCTTTATATTTTTCAACTATGAAAACAGGAGCCATCTTCTCACAAATTTTATTTTTATTCTTTCTCAAAAACAATTCTAAATCTTCTATGCAAACAAAAATTTTATAAAATACTCTTCCTTTGCTACTACTAATTTCATAAATACCACATGATTTTTTCATCGTATAATTAGCAGTTCTTAAATACAATTTTGCAATTTCCAATGATTTAAAAGGAAAATTCCATCTTTGTAATCCTCGTTTTTCATCATGCTCTATGCAGATATAACGTCCGCAAGTCCCGCAAATGTATTGTGTATGTTTCTGTAAGCAAACAAATGGATTAAGTAATGGGGTTATTCTATTTTTGTTACTATAACATTCTTCACACATATTTCTACAGTCCCCACTTTAAATTACAATTTATAATACTTAACCTTAAGATAACCCATCATCTTTTCAGGATTTTCTAAGAACTTTCTTGTTATCATATAATTATCTGTCTTTATTCCATTATCATAGATAACAAATATATCTGCATCTGGATATACCATTAATAATTAAAATTTATTTAATTCTCTCTGAAAGCTATTGCATCAACCTGAAATTCAATTCCATCTCTAATGAACTTTGTTTCATATGCCTTTCTTGCTGGATATTCTCCTTCAAATCTTTCCTTAATTATTTCTCCTAAAAGCGATAAATCCTTAATATCTCTAAATAAGCAATCCATTTGCACTACAGATTTCAATGTCAAGCCTATCTTTTCAAGTCTTTCACTCAAAACATCAAATGCACCATTTATTTGGCTTTCGATTGATTGTCCCTCACCCTTCATGCAATAGCTGATATAAACATAATCCCCTGCCTCAACAATTGCGGAGTGTGCCCATTCTTTGTCTATTTCTGTTCTTATAATTTCTCTCATTCTACATTCTCCTTGTATTTTATTTTCGTTACAAATTTATAATTTATATAATAGTTCTATTCATATTTTTTTCAAATCTAAAGAAATAATCACCTTCATCAGCTGGCATTCCGCCTACAGTCTCTGGCATATTTGGATCTCGGTGAGATGGGTTATAAAACTCAACAATGTGAAAACCACATTTATTGACATAGAAATGAATGTTCCTCTTTTCAAAATACGGTGTACATGTTTCCCATACCTTTGTTTCAGGGTGTAAATTTTCTATTGCCTTCCAAAGTTCCTCTCCAACGCCAGTTCCTTGACAACCAACTTTAACAAAAAGAAAATCCAAATGATTATGATATGTTTCGTTATCAATATTTAGGATTGTTCCACCGAAAATCTCACCGTTAACAATTGCCTGATACGCTTCAGCACCATTGGCATTGAGTGAATCATCTATGTCCTTTTCTGGTAAAATTAATTCATCGGATGATCCGCATTCTGTTTCGTATCCATATTGAAATGCCTCTTGCATGTCTCGTTTAAACATTGCAATGTTTTCTGCTTTAAGTGGGACCAATGTAAGTTTCATATTCATCACCTCATAAATTATAATACTTAACCTTAAGTTGGAATTGATTATTTTTTGATTACAAAAATATTTTTAACGAGCAATTATTCATACGGCTCGTCTATAACCCAAGGAATTTCACAAAATAATTGAAGTTGAAAATACGATTCATAATCAGTAAGGTTTCTTAAACTTGCATGCAATTCTTTTGTAAAATAAAACTCTACCTCATCAGTTAATGTACTTGTCTTAAATATCTTCTTTCCATTTTCTGAAACTTTTTCAGCATTATCAGGTTTTTCTAATATATTACCACTAATTAAATAATTCACATCATATAGAAATATATTATCAGCAACTTTATCTAGCTTATAAGCACATATTGGTGTTTCTGGAGCAATAAACAAACCCTCTAAAAAATCTATAAAAACTTTAGGTAAATGCCTTATTCCATAATAATAATTTCTACAATCTGAACAACATTCACGTAAACCATCTCTATATAACTGTGAATAATAATTTTTAGTTTTTTCCTTATCAATTTCTATTTTCCAACTTTCAAAAATAATACTTTTCAATTTATCACCTTCAACAAATAATTTACAAGAACCCATATATTATAAGGTTCCATATTAATATCAAGAAATATCAGTAATTTCTTAATTGATAAGCTTAAAGTTATACTCTTCTACAAATTGGAATTTAGCTTATTAGCTAACTATAACATATTTTGTAAAACATTTCACTTTCCCTTCTTCAACTCTATGATTGTAATAAAAAAAATTACTGATGAAAATTTCTCCATCAGTAATTTTTTAATACAAAACTTTTTAATTATTAATTTTAGATGTACTATTTCTTACCGCCTCAAATACTATAATACTATTCCAATATCTTTTTCACTTGATTTTCCGATATATTACACTCTTTCGCTATTTGACTTATGCTATAGCCCCCATTTACCAGCTTAAATACTTTTTTTGTTAAAAGAATTCCTTCTTCTCTTCCTTCCTCTCTGCCTTCTTCAATTTTTTCTCTATCTCTTTCTAATAAAGTCATAAACTCCACCTCCATTGAAATATCATTTTTAACTTCTTGTACCTTTTTATGTATACTTTTAATAAGATTTCCTTTACAATGGTTGACTGTATTATCTGTTGAATCTTCTACATATTCAAGGAACTCTAATAATTCTTGACTTAAATCTTTCATAATTCCTTTTGTATTTAATATTATTTTTTGTGCTTCATCATTTAACATTATACTATTATCTTCTACACATACATTTTGAAAAGTATATTTATGGCGTCCTTTGTTAAACAAATCAAATGTGCATATAAATATTATATAACTTTTCACGAGCTTTTTATAATCTTCACCTTTGCTTATTAAATCTAAATCAATGCTACCTTGATAATATCTTAGTCTTTTAGGCAAATTTTTATGTCTACCACGTTGCATCTCTACATTATAAATTGTGTTATTCTCATCTTTAACATAAACATCAAGTCTAATCCCTTTACTTTCAAGCAATAAGTCTATAGTTTTCTGCTCTTCAACCATTTCTACTTTTTCTATTTCAATTTCTAAAATCTTTTCTAATAATTCTTTGCAAATTTCCTTATCACTCATAACCTTTGCAAATAGAAAATCATCTTCAAGGTTTAATTCTTTTAAAGTTTTATTCATTTATTAACCTTACCTTATTTTAATCTTTTGTTTGGATTATTAACAATATTATAGCTAATTAAACATTGAATTTCAATGTACTCAAATTATATATTCAGCTATTATTACATTACGATTTTCTTTAATAAATCCTGCATTATTATTCACTTGATTTCTCACTAAATCTAAAGGAACTTATGATCTTTTTCTAATCTACAACTTGGAATTTATCACTTTAATTCAAAAAGTGCATTTTCATATTTTTGAATGTAATATTTAATATTATTCCTACCATTCTGAATAACTATATATCACTTCGATTCCGTTTTCCTTCTGTGCTCTTACACAACATCAGTGTACCTTGGATTCAATTCGCTGTTTGCTTTTAATGTTGTAACTTCTTTGGTAATTTACCCATGTTACAATAGATAAAAAATTAGAACCTACTTTTCTTTTACATAAACACTAAAATATCACCTCTTATTGAACTACTGTATATAGAATGGTGGTGTTAGAGGTCACTGAATAAAATAATTATTCAGCGCCTACTTAAATTTAGTTTCCTTAAGCATTACTTGTGTTTTTAACAAATGAATTATTTTCTATCTCAGAACTTCTCTTTTTATCACTGAATAATGCAAAAAGTATACCTGGTAAAAGAATTGCAGCACTCACTTTAAATGTAAAACTAAATGATTTAACAGTATGGGTCAAAAAAGTATCTTGAATATTAGGTACTATTTTTTGTATTTCTTTCTTTTGAGCTTCAAAACTTTCTTTGATTTTATTTTCATCCATTGCTGGAGATGAGGCTAGTACAGCAGTTTCTTTTTCATCAATTGTATTTAATATTTCTGAAAGACTAGCGTTTTTATTACTACCTGCTTTGATGGAAGAAATCATCTGTAGCTTAGCTTCGTCATCAAATACAGTGTCATTCTGTATTGTTTGCACGACAGAATCTCTAGCATCAGACATCTGGATAGTCATATTTGATGTAAATATAGTTAAAAATAAGGCAACTCCAAGTACAGTCCCAAGTGTTCTTGTCATATTATTTATTCCAGAAGCTATTCCTATTTTCTCTACAGGAACGTTAGCCATTATAGAACCTATTAGTGTTGCCATACTTAAGCCTGTACCAGAACCAGCAACAATTAATCTTAAAATAATATCTATATTTGAAGAATTTTGAGTAAGAGAACTATTTAAGTAACAAGAAATACAAAGTAAAAGAATCCCCAATGCACTAGTAACTCTGCTACCTAATCTTTTAGTCAAAATAGGCGCTAATAATGAAAAACACATTGAAGTTAAGGACATAGTTGAAATAATAAGTCCTGCTGACAGTTGACTTAATCCTTTAACCTGAATTAGGAAAAAAGATAACAAATAAGTACCAGACATCATACCAACTCCGATTAGGAATACAGTAATTGAGCCACTTGTAAATGGTACAGATTTAAATAAACTAAGTGGAACCATAGGCTCCTTAACTTTTCGTTCAATGATAATAAATAGTATAAGGGTTATAGCAGACACTGCAAAGAAAGAAAGAATGAAGCTTGAACTCCAGCCCCTTTCATTAGCCTTCATTAATGCGAAAGTTAAGCACAACATAGAAACTGAGATTGTTATAATTCCCCCAAAGTCTATACTTTTACTTGCAGTTGGATCATAAGATTCCTTTATGAATTTCATAGTTAATAGTATACAAATACAACCTATAGGTATATTAATAAAGAAAATATATCTCCAATTAAGAAATTGAGTTACTATACCACCAATTGATGGTCCACTTGCTGCAGCAAGACCAGAAAAAGCTCCCCAAAGTGCCATAATAGATCTTCTCTTTTCTGGTGGAAATATTTCAATAGAAAGAGGTGCTGCAATAGTCACAACAAAAGCTGCAGCTATCCCTTGAATTGTTCTAAATAATATAAGTGCTTGAAGAGAATCCGAAATACCACATAGTAGTGAAGATATAGTAAATACAGCTACTCCTGCGATAAACAGTTTTTTTCTACCAAATTGATCTGCCAATCTCGAAACAGTTATTAGAATAACTGCAGTAGCTAGATTATAGGAATTTACTACCCAAGAAATATGATCCATACTAGTACTAAAGTATTCAGCCATTTTAGGCAAGGTGATATTTACTACCGTTGTATCTAATAGTGCCATAAAAAATCCTAAAATAATGGCTATAAAAGAAATGTTTTGATGTTTTTTGTTCATAAGACAAACCTCCTAAATTATAATATCTTTTATATTAATGTATAATAAACTACTATAAAGTATAGTAGTTGGGCGAAAAAAATGTCTCCCAATATAAAGATTTATTAGAGACATTAAATTATTAGCTATAATAATTAAAAACTTTTTCAGACCACTTTTGTAAAACATTATAAAATTCGTTATATAAATCTAATATAAGAAATTCAGAACCAGGTTTTTCACCGTGCTGTTTTTCGTGATTATAAACTGAATCCACAAATGCTCTACGTTCTTCTGCCTTCTCTTTGAAATTTTTAAGATACTCTTTTCTTTTTTCTTCTGGTAAATTTTCTATATTAACTAGAAATGCATTAAATTCTAAATAAATATTTCCTATATGTTTTGAACTTTCTTCCATTAGTTCATTGAAATATAAATTTCCTTTTTCATTTAGTGAATATAGTGTTTTTTCTGGCATTTCACCTTCTTTAACAGTTCTTGAATTTAAATATCCATTATCACACAATTTAATTATATTCTTATAAATTGATGGATTACTGATTTTTAGCCACTTAGTAAGATTCCATATATCAAATTCTTTAACCATTTCATAGGCACTTTTCTCTTTGTGTTGCAAATAGCCAAGTATTATTAAATTTATTGAAGACAATTTAATCACCACCATTTATTATACTACTGTAAATTATAGTAGTATACAATATATCTGTCAATATAAAATTTGGTAAAGTTATTTTAAACTGAAAATTACAATTATAATTTACTGTTCTCTATTATCTTACTTTTTCTTTATATTCAATAAGTTTAAGTTACATATAATTCAATAATATTACGTTCATAATCTTAAATTACTTAAAATATGTTTCAGCTCCATTATTAACAATATATGATCCCTTTGGAACTTGAATTGCTACTAAACACATATTCAGACAGTCAACACATGAACCCATTGCATTTATTAAACATAGAAATATTGTAAATCCGTTTAACAATCCCAAAAAATTTATAATAAAGGGGAATACAACTGATAGCAAAATGAAAGGCATAATAGAAATAATTAAAAATCTGCTCTTTTGGATTTTTTGAGTAGTATAAACAAATCCCAAAAAGCCATTTATGCCCCAATATATTTGAGTTGATTTAAATACATTCGGTATAAAACAAGCATGAAAAAATTCATGTATAGTCATAAACAGAAAAATTATAAATCCATATATAAAAGTAAATAAATTTATTGTGAAAGTAATGTTGAAACCATACTCACTACTAAAAAGTTCTTTTAATGGCGGATATAAATAATAAGAAATAGACATAGAAATTATCCCATTTATAAACATGAAAGGTACTGATAGTAAAGTTGCTATGCTTAAATTAGAAGGTTCTTTTAGTTTTGTCCATCCCTCGGATATTAGTCTAATACCCAGTTCTTTATCCGTAGAAGGTATTTTTTTCAAATATCGCATTAATTAAAATCCTTTCGTTAAACATAATTAATTTCTTACATCTGAACTAGTCTTTTTCCCAACTCAAATGCCTTTTTGCAATCTTCTGGGAACACTTCTTTCCTACATTTTAATTTTTTATTAGCATCAAAAGCTGTTGAAACATATTTTGAATAATCATCAAATTGATATAATTCTTTAATATGATTTACAACTCCAGTTATCTTATTATCTATATACTCTACTAACTTATCTTGATTGGCACATTTATCATTACTAACCATCTTAATCAAATCAGATATTTCTCTTAAACTAAATCCATAATCTTTCATTTGAAGAATAAATTTAACTCTTAATACATCTTCCTCAGAATAAACTCTATAACCACTTTTATTCCTAGTTGTATTAGGTAGTAAATTTATATTTTCATAATATCGCAAAGTTTCTTTTCCTATGTTAAATAATTCTGCTAACTCTTTTCTGGTATATTTGTCCAAACTTCTTCTCCTTATTTATTAATCCAAAACTTAAAAGTTTATTCTAGTAAAAAAAATTCATCCATTTCACTCACCCCATCAAATATAAATTTATATATAGTTATTACCAATAAGCAGCTCGATAAATTATAATTAAATTTCCATTAACTACAAATAAGTTATAATGATTCAGTGCCTCAAATGTTAATATTTCCTTCAAAATAAAAAATAGCCTCGCCTGATATCTCTACTCTATCCCCTAAATCTCTACAATATAAAGTTCCACTTCTATCAGATAATTGACGTGCTACAAATTTATTTTTATTCAAAATCTTTTTCCAATATGGTATTAATGTACAATGTGATGAACCTGTTACTGGATCCTCACATATTACAGAATCTGGGATAAAGTATCTTGATACAAAATCAGTATCATTTCCTTTTGAAGTAACTATTATTCCAAATATATTTAGCTTTTTTAACTTTTCCATATCTGGATTTAGATTAATAATGTCTTCTTCTTTTTCAAGAATCGCCATGTAATCTCTTGATTTATATAACTCCAAAGGTTTCTTGCCTAATGCTTCTACTAATTCCTTTGTAATATCCTGAAAAACTTACTTATTTCATCAATAAATCGCTATCTATTTCTGTAATTGAAGTATTATCTGTTTTAAATTTTGTCATTTCATTAAAAGGTGTGTTAGTTAAATAACATTGTATACACATAATTACAGCACTATGCGTTACAATTACAACATCATCATTATTCTCATTAATAATCTTATGCATTGAAGTTAAAACACGCTGTAACATATCTTGATAAGCTTCCCCTTTGGGAGGTTTAGTATATCTTCGATTTATGTACCATTCATCATATTCTATTGGATATTTTTCTTTGACTTCTACCCATGATAATCCTTCCCATTCTCCAAGATTAATTTCCTCTAATCCTTCTATTGGTATATATTCTACATTAGTAACTTTACTCAAAATTTCTGCTGTTTTAATTGCTCTTTTTTGTGGACTTGAATAAATTTTTGAAAATTCATATTTATTTTCTAATACCGTATTACCCAATTCTTCTGCTTGTATTATGCCAGTATCATTAAGTTCAATATCACAACTTCCTTGTATTTTCCCCTTTATATTCCAATCTGTTTGTCCATGTCTTGTCAAATACAATTTCATAAATTACCTCCCACATATATTTAGTTATATAATATAGTTCAAATAATCTTACCGTCATATAACATTATTCAAACAGATACCCCATCATCTTTTCAGGGTTTTCTAAAAATTTTCTTGTTATCATATAATTATCTGTCTTTTTATAAGGAGTTTTCATAATTCCATCATCATCGATAACAAATATATCTGCATCTGGATATGCCATTAATATAGGTGAATGAGTCGCAATAATAAACTGTGATTTTTTCTTTACCAGTTCATTAATAATAGTAAGCATAGCCATTTGTTTTATTGGCGACAATGCTGCTTCTGGTTCATCTAAAATATATAGGCCATTTCCACCAAACCTATTAGTCATTAGTGTAATGAAACTTTCACGATGTGACATCTTATGTAATGATCTGCCTCCATAACTATCTACAACAGGAACCCCCTTAAGACTTCCTGAATCCAATCTTTCTATTTCGGTAGCTACATTATAAAAACTTTCTGCTCTTAGAAAAAA
This genomic interval carries:
- a CDS encoding RidA family protein, with amino-acid sequence MREIIRTEIDKEWAHSAIVEAGDYVYISYCMKGEGQSIESQINGAFDVLSERLEKIGLTLKSVVQMDCLFRDIKDLSLLGEIIKERFEGEYPARKAYETKFIRDGIEFQVDAIAFREN
- a CDS encoding PhzF family phenazine biosynthesis protein; protein product: MTKELVEALGKKPLELYKSRDYMAILEKEEDIINLNPDMEKLKKLNIFGIIVTSKGNDTDFVSRYFIPDSVICEDPVTGSSHCTLIPYWKKILNKNKFVARQLSDRSGTLYCRDLGDRVEISGEAIFYFEGNINI
- a CDS encoding AAA family ATPase, which translates into the protein MPNLNSLALSSNVTFFVGENGSGKSTLLEAIAVNSGFNAEGGTRNFCFSSNETHSDLYKYLTIVKGVKRPNDGFFLRAESFYNVATEIERLDSGSLKGVPVVDSYGGRSLHKMSHRESFITLMTNRFGGNGLYILDEPEAALSPIKQMAMLTIINELVKKKSQFIIATHSPILMAYPDADIFVIDDDGIMKTPYKKTDNYMITRKFLENPEKMMGYLFE
- a CDS encoding histidine phosphatase family protein; its protein translation is MKLYLTRHGQTDWNIKGKIQGSCDIELNDTGIIQAEELGNTVLENKYEFSKIYSSPQKRAIKTAEILSKVTNVEYIPIEGLEEINLGEWEGLSWVEVKEKYPIEYDEWYINRRYTKPPKGEAYQDMLQRVLTSMHKIINENNDDVVIVTHSAVIMCIQCYLTNTPFNEMTKFKTDNTSITEIDSDLLMK
- a CDS encoding Rpn family recombination-promoting nuclease/putative transposase, whose product is MNKTLKELNLEDDFLFAKVMSDKEICKELLEKILEIEIEKVEMVEEQKTIDLLLESKGIRLDVYVKDENNTIYNVEMQRGRHKNLPKRLRYYQGSIDLDLISKGEDYKKLVKSYIIFICTFDLFNKGRHKYTFQNVCVEDNSIMLNDEAQKIILNTKGIMKDLSQELLEFLEYVEDSTDNTVNHCKGNLIKSIHKKVQEVKNDISMEVEFMTLLERDREKIEEGREEGREEGILLTKKVFKLVNGGYSISQIAKECNISENQVKKILE
- a CDS encoding MerR family transcriptional regulator, whose translation is MDKYTRKELAELFNIGKETLRYYENINLLPNTTRNKSGYRVYSEEDVLRVKFILQMKDYGFSLREISDLIKMVSNDKCANQDKLVEYIDNKITGVVNHIKELYQFDDYSKYVSTAFDANKKLKCRKEVFPEDCKKAFELGKRLVQM
- a CDS encoding DUF3267 domain-containing protein, which translates into the protein MRYLKKIPSTDKELGIRLISEGWTKLKEPSNLSIATLLSVPFMFINGIISMSISYYLYPPLKELFSSEYGFNITFTINLFTFIYGFIIFLFMTIHEFFHACFIPNVFKSTQIYWGINGFLGFVYTTQKIQKSRFLIISIMPFILLSVVFPFIINFLGLLNGFTIFLCLINAMGSCVDCLNMCLVAIQVPKGSYIVNNGAETYFK
- a CDS encoding GNAT family N-acetyltransferase codes for the protein MKLTLVPLKAENIAMFKRDMQEAFQYGYETECGSSDELILPEKDIDDSLNANGAEAYQAIVNGEIFGGTILNIDNETYHNHLDFLFVKVGCQGTGVGEELWKAIENLHPETKVWETCTPYFEKRNIHFYVNKCGFHIVEFYNPSHRDPNMPETVGGMPADEGDYFFRFEKNMNRTII
- a CDS encoding MFS transporter translates to MNKKHQNISFIAIILGFFMALLDTTVVNITLPKMAEYFSTSMDHISWVVNSYNLATAVILITVSRLADQFGRKKLFIAGVAVFTISSLLCGISDSLQALILFRTIQGIAAAFVVTIAAPLSIEIFPPEKRRSIMALWGAFSGLAAASGPSIGGIVTQFLNWRYIFFINIPIGCICILLTMKFIKESYDPTASKSIDFGGIITISVSMLCLTFALMKANERGWSSSFILSFFAVSAITLILFIIIERKVKEPMVPLSLFKSVPFTSGSITVFLIGVGMMSGTYLLSFFLIQVKGLSQLSAGLIISTMSLTSMCFSLLAPILTKRLGSRVTSALGILLLCISCYLNSSLTQNSSNIDIILRLIVAGSGTGLSMATLIGSIMANVPVEKIGIASGINNMTRTLGTVLGVALFLTIFTSNMTIQMSDARDSVVQTIQNDTVFDDEAKLQMISSIKAGSNKNASLSEILNTIDEKETAVLASSPAMDENKIKESFEAQKKEIQKIVPNIQDTFLTHTVKSFSFTFKVSAAILLPGILFALFSDKKRSSEIENNSFVKNTSNA
- a CDS encoding PadR family transcriptional regulator; the protein is MSSINLIILGYLQHKEKSAYEMVKEFDIWNLTKWLKISNPSIYKNIIKLCDNGYLNSRTVKEGEMPEKTLYSLNEKGNLYFNELMEESSKHIGNIYLEFNAFLVNIENLPEEKRKEYLKNFKEKAEERRAFVDSVYNHEKQHGEKPGSEFLILDLYNEFYNVLQKWSEKVFNYYS